The stretch of DNA ttaaagatgatttcaatttaatttattttattttgaattttattttcccaagtttattttattgaaaataaaataaatatttgatttgaaaaatcattttatgagtcatttattttaatgggttaattgatttgaaaaatcgattttaaaagcgaagaaaactcgtttttaaacatgtttttttgagctcgtttttagctcggtttttgagcccgtttcctttacgaattggcacgaatctcgagtacactaaccaacccaagcctctacccatccacccttgttcgaaccccctaaccacggcccaaattctcgtccaaaacaggccccaaacagcccgcactaaaccgagcagccccctgttttggcagctcaatcccgagcccaaaacccgctccaaacactaccaagacccgtacccattaaccctaacccataccctagtatcctacccatattatcctagcttaatcaccaagaaaactcccctcaaaccctcacaaaagctgctggacagcagccatacgggatgaagcccgattgcctctccctctcttttaccctactttaactccttataaataccacccctttaccatacattcattcctctaagttctccatacatcctaccatcacccacaagctttaaacctcagaaacgaaccctaattgcctcccaaaaaccctaaacaaaaccgacacacaaactgaactgtttgtgtgtcctcctcgaaaaaacagttcgttcctccctcaaacctccatcaaaactcgattttcttgttcctaattaaccacataacatccatctacacagtagacaaagaattacgagccaaattgcccttgagagtacacgaaatccctcgaaaaacagagtgaaataacactgctTTTttgcggtttcttcttgtctgtccagttctgtttgtgctcgtttttcgtgcccaataacccaaaacgagcaggggttgctttaagatccttgttctcctctctttctaattttcaaaacatctttcgaatcgaattttcgtcgtgaaacgagggagatatcactgttttaaaatcgctgtccagaaagtttccaaaacgcgtgtttgctttattcttcgtcgacgacggcctctcgagataaaatctaccatcgattacgacccaagacggtgtcaacgatacatgtaggttgagggtgcatcaaatccccttctctttcctcttttttatttcgttttcttatgctttttttagtttgttttttgtttgttttttcgtttgtttatcgattgttttaaattaactatgaaactagttagtccgagtatgagttaaagtaccaccatgaacacccgcgttgacttgagatgggaaaagaaaccgctacatcagtcggtcgtacacccccgtctcatttacatatcctcgtgttcaaggtagggcataaataaaacaattgtctaacttcgttcttcgctttcgacccccttttgtttcggccaaatcgacataccctaggacccgttgtatgttagtttaacatCTGATTtttaacctatgacatatttagataacattaatttaatttaataacctaattagacacgataggtggcttcgacgtaagttataaaatcaatcgacgattctgtaaataattgaatgcatctctctctttcacctagtTTCTCGCtagaataagagtgcgtgattagcaccttcttattgacactcgatgagttaaattaattagcgaatttgacctaattagaccctttaggccgtgtagaatgcaccctcgtgcgacaatcaatcaacatcgtttttttactcgttttctaacttgtttcctatcccttttcgcaatcattcgatctaactaatgaacctaacttaggaactaggttggccttgtcttggccgtgagggtggccgttggtttgggccgtgaggtggccgttttctttacctttctcgttttgtttttataccgtttgttttctcgttgtttcattgtttgtaatttatcgttggtttatcgagttgtaattttcgagtttgttttacttcttttgagtcaaaacctcttcaaaaaaaccttagtcttatttggttagacggttgttccccaatgcttgtaggagcgtagtaaaccgcatgttgtttaaagcaacatggcccggtttatgctaatgcatgctttggtgcgtagccctatgtctaattcgatgagattaagtgcgagcacgcattacgaggagtgacccaaggccgtgggtcatgtgagccgtgggccacccctcatgtgcacggttttctaggccaaacggccgtgtgtggtGTCATGTATtgcgttgtatgtagcaattgtatttagatcgagttgtatctttaatttattgttgtgtcggcatgaaatgcctggtttgtaataggtagatcccaacggctccctcattccccatcaagccttgtttgtttcgtttgaatgttgctagatcaatcaacccgcatgctaaattacaactttgacaaagttagcttagttgcatctaaaacgacatagaaattgttgtcacatgatagggttaaaacaacgtttgcatatcatacatcgtacgtagctatgaccttgtttgaactccgacacttgacttagtagaggccgttattgacgggcggggttgggtgtccttatgggcttcccaacacgtaccctcaccccttactcaagatctatggtttgtggatccgtctaaataccattggattacgagagtcattcaaatcgagtgatatagggtacaagtctttatctttaatcactcgtagtcgattggctttatgcttttcgatgaaaggtgtaaagttgacttgaacggttccaagttcccaaaaaacttggtggcgactctaatttgtcttaattcgattcgaaagaacctcgagtcgattatgcctggtgtggatcccgcggacgcagttcccgagggccttgtccacagataTCTGATCACTCTCTTATGCTTGTTAACATTTTTGAGGATAGGAGGGTTTTGAAAAGATTTAGTTTCTTAAACAGTTGGATTGATCATCCTGATTATCTTTCCATTGTGCAATCTGCTTGGCATACCTCTCACACTGGGAGTCCTATGTTTTGTTTTCTTGCAAAGCTGAAGTCTGTTAAACATGCCCTTTCTAACTTATATGGGTAGGAATTTAGTAATATTTCTTCTAGGGCCAGATTGCTAAAGCTAAGCTGGTGCAATGCCAGCAGAATCTGCAACTTGGTCCCTTTTCTTCTGAGTTAATTCAAGAGGAAAAGACTTGGTTACAGGAATGTAGCAAATTTAAGACTGTTGAACTCAATATTCTGAAGCAAAGAGCTAAAATCAAGCACATCCAGCTTTCTGATTCTTGGACTAAATATGTTTTTGCTAAAATCTCTGAAAGACAGCATCAACAGGTTATTGGGACCATCAAGGATAGGAATGGTGTTGATCAGCATGGCTTAGATAAAGTTGGCTTAGCTTTTCAAGACTATTATCAGCATCTGTTAGGATCTACTGCTGCTACTGTTGATTTTGATAATAGCCCACCTGGTCCTACTGTCACTGATGAGGAGAAACTTGGCCTTATCCAACCTATCTCTACTGAAGAAATTAGAGTTGATGTCTTCAGTATGGATTTTAATAGTAGTCCAGGTATTGATGGTTTCTCTGCAGGATTTTTTAAATCTGCTTGGAATATCATTGCTACTCATTTTTGTAAGGCTGTTCAAAGTTTTTTTAGGATTGGTAAATTGGCTAAGCAAGCAAATTCCACTATCCTTTCTCTTATGCCAAAGAAAGATACCCCTAGTAGTGTCATGGACTTTAGGCCTATCTCTTGTTGTACAGTTTTCTATAAAACCGTAAGTAAAATCTTAACAACAAGGCTACAACAAGTGCTCACTGGTATTGTTGTGAGGAGCATGCTGCTTTTATTAAAGGCAAGAGTATCCATGAAAACATCTTGTTGTCTCAAGCTTTGGTTAAGGGGTTTAATAAAAAGTTCATCTCTCCTAGATGCCTAATCAAGGTTTACATTCGAAAAGCTTTTGACTCCTTGCAATGGCCATTTTTTGAAAGAATGTTGAATGAGTTTGGTTTCCCGTAGCAGTTTATCAAATGGATTCTTGGATGTATTATTAGTACTTGGTGTTCTCTAAAAATTAATGGAGGTTTGACTGGTTTTTTCCCTGGTAAGAGTGGGCTTAGACAAGGGGACCCTCTCTCCCCAGATCTCTTTGTTCTAAGCATGAAGATTTTGTCCAGGTCTTTGAGAACCCTTTGTCAACAAGGCTCTGTATCTTTCAATCCCAAATGCTGTCAATTCAACCTCACTCACTTgatttttgctgatgatttgatGGTGTTTGTCCGTGGTGATGTCCCCTCAGTGAAGGCTGTTAAAAAAGCTTTAACTGACTTTGCCTTGCTATCTGGTTTACATGCTAATATGGACAAAACTAGTATTTTTTTTGGAGGTGTCTCTCAAGATATCAAAACTGAAATTCTAGCTGCTACTGGTTTTACTATTGGTGATTTCACTTTCAAATATCTGGGATTGCCTCTTGGAACTAAAAGATATTCTATTAATATGTTTGATAATCTCCTAATCAAAATTCAGAAGAAACTGCAGCATTGGTCTACTAAAACTCTTTGGGATTGAAAATTACTGGTTTTCTAGTGTCTTGCTCCCTCAAGATGTTCTTCAAAAAATTTCTAAGCTTAGTAGGAATTTTTTTCTGGGGGATTAAAGAAGGGGAGAGGAAGCTTCAGTTCAAAAGTTGGGCTCATATCTGTGCCCCTTAGAGGAAAGGAGGGTTCAATATTAAAAATGTGTATCTCTGGAACATTGCTCTTTTATTGCACTGGATTTTGAAGTTAAATGTCGCTCCAGTTGGTCTCTGGGCTAGATGGCATCAATATTATGTTCTAAAGACAGATAGCATCTGGTCTCTTCCTTCTAAAACTCAGTATTCTGCCAGTTTGAAGGGAATTCTCACTGCTAGAGACTTCTTGATTACCCATTTTGGTTCCATTCAGATTGTCAAGGATCTTTTGGAGTCCTGGGGTGCTGGGGGTAAATTGCAGGCCAATATTGTTTATGATCATCTTTTACAGATCCCTGATCAGGAAGATTGGCACTCGGTGTTATCCCATTCTAGTATTGTTCCTAGTCACAAGCTCATTGCTATCCTTGC from Silene latifolia isolate original U9 population chromosome 10, ASM4854445v1, whole genome shotgun sequence encodes:
- the LOC141607544 gene encoding uncharacterized protein LOC141607544, which translates into the protein MKIVAWNVRGFNNPLKHSEVKSYMRNNNLDIIALLETRVKQMKVIEAQVVSCCVHHFETNISFNVSFVYGSNNADTRLALWDSMRSFAPSGPWMILGDFNVLEDLVSTGCDMTWTNKQEPEARGWSKLDRVLINPAWLSSFPTSYAGQIAKAKLVQCQQNLQLGPFSSELIQEEKTWLQECSKFKTVELNILKQRAKIKHIQLSDSWTKYVFAKISERQHQQVIGTIKDRNGVDQHGLDKVGLAFQDYYQHLLGSTAATVDFDNSPPGPTVTDEEKLGLIQPISTEEIRVDVFSMDFNSSPGIDGFSAGFFKSAWNIIATHFCKAVQSFFRIGKLAKQANSTILSLMPKKDTPSSVMDFRPISCCTVFYKTFIKWILGCIISTWCSLKINGGLTGFFPGKSGLRQGDPLSPDLFVLSMKILSRSLRTLCQQGSVSFNPKCCQFNLTHLIFADDLMVFVRGDVPSVKAVKKALTDFALLSGLHANMDKTSIFFGGVSQDIKTEILAATGFTIEETAALLNVAPVGLWARWHQYYVLKTDSIWSLPSKTQYSASLKGILTARDFLITHFGSIQIVKDLLESWGAGGKLQANIVYDHLLQIPDQEDWHSVLSHSSIVPSHKLIAILAAQGKLATVDNLQLRGFQLANRCCLCKQDVETHQHLFFRCSFSQTVWSGLQQWQKLTV